Proteins found in one Fulvitalea axinellae genomic segment:
- a CDS encoding DUF4270 family protein: MRLQGKIFGAVGGLMLALAFFLSSCETSDELTLSLGDEDPTIGLKFKEVPVKTTLVLYDSVETDRLSTWLIGEFQDNNIGKIGGEVFTMVRKNTDSLKTHDTYSPTADSLVLRLILNGYAFGDQIGSAQSVTVNELGEILKYKDYYSKDTSPKAGFLGEGEFTPRKSSKDTVYHDTLFVKLDNSLRDRLFEKVDYFADTINKQKEFNEFFHGLTISPQNMDAVFGFGVGNASLRLHYHLHPDTAYVIRYSLSAIGDYNEDKENISAETGNYTLGYSHYSYDRSGSPLANVIWNETAPGVSESEGLPSGKIYTQSAFGLRLAFDFEESVKSLDKEIVINNADIRFPVERTLGNVLPPSGLYFDFVNDKNKVLYATNDDGDTLVNQSNGRPLVYGLQKEPFNPSGLGQDFAATFDRNYLIYQAPSSSPKNTGVPLSFYLRTLHRTYNGTATPDSELKNDDGVIYKKMVIAPIGDQTTMNYFIGSEEDLMLRVYYTEELTETGESD; encoded by the coding sequence ATGAGATTGCAGGGTAAGATTTTTGGAGCCGTAGGCGGGCTGATGCTTGCGTTGGCCTTTTTTTTGTCATCATGCGAGACTTCTGACGAATTGACACTGTCGTTGGGCGATGAAGACCCCACGATTGGTTTAAAGTTTAAGGAAGTTCCGGTAAAAACCACTTTGGTACTCTACGATTCCGTAGAGACCGACCGATTGTCCACCTGGTTGATAGGCGAGTTTCAGGACAACAACATCGGTAAAATAGGTGGAGAGGTGTTTACCATGGTGAGGAAAAACACGGATTCCTTAAAAACCCATGATACTTATAGCCCGACAGCGGACTCTTTAGTGCTTCGATTGATCCTGAACGGTTATGCCTTTGGTGATCAAATCGGATCCGCTCAGAGTGTTACCGTTAACGAGTTGGGCGAAATTCTGAAATACAAGGATTACTATTCCAAAGACACTAGCCCAAAAGCAGGTTTTTTGGGGGAGGGAGAGTTTACTCCTAGAAAGTCATCTAAAGATACGGTCTATCATGATACTCTGTTCGTAAAGCTTGATAATTCCCTTCGGGACAGGCTTTTCGAAAAGGTTGATTATTTTGCGGATACGATAAACAAGCAGAAAGAATTCAACGAATTCTTCCATGGCTTGACCATTTCTCCGCAAAATATGGATGCGGTCTTCGGTTTCGGCGTGGGTAATGCTTCCCTGAGACTTCATTATCACCTGCATCCTGATACGGCTTACGTTATCCGTTATAGTTTGTCTGCCATAGGCGATTATAATGAGGATAAGGAAAATATAAGTGCCGAAACCGGAAACTATACGCTTGGATATAGCCATTACAGTTATGACCGTAGCGGTTCGCCTTTGGCAAATGTGATTTGGAACGAGACGGCTCCTGGAGTGAGCGAATCTGAAGGGCTTCCATCAGGCAAAATTTATACACAATCCGCTTTCGGTTTGCGTCTGGCTTTTGACTTTGAAGAAAGTGTGAAGAGCCTTGATAAGGAAATCGTGATCAATAATGCCGATATACGGTTCCCTGTAGAGCGTACGCTTGGAAACGTTTTGCCACCTTCTGGACTGTACTTTGATTTTGTGAATGACAAAAACAAGGTACTTTATGCTACTAACGATGATGGAGATACGTTAGTGAACCAGAGTAACGGCCGTCCATTAGTTTACGGTTTGCAAAAGGAACCTTTTAATCCGTCTGGGCTTGGGCAAGACTTTGCTGCAACATTTGACAGGAATTATCTTATATACCAGGCGCCTTCTTCAAGTCCGAAAAACACTGGCGTGCCGTTGAGCTTCTATCTGAGAACGCTCCACCGAACGTATAACGGCACGGCGACCCCGGACAGTGAGCTAAAGAATGACGACGGAGTTATATATAAAAAGATGGTAATTGCTCCGATAGGCGACCAAACGACAATGAATTACTTTATTGGAAGTGAGGAAGACTTGATGTTGAGAGTTTATTATACTGAGGAATTAACCGAGACCGGAGAATCTGATTGA
- a CDS encoding 1-(5-phosphoribosyl)-5-[(5-phosphoribosylamino)methylideneamino] imidazole-4-carboxamide isomerase, whose translation MIEIIPSISVLDGKVVRLTQGDYEKAKVYNHSIIDLGKIFEDHGIHKIHLVDLDGAREGEPKNENSILTLKAYSSLEINSAGGILTDGAAAKAFECGASSITVGQAAIVQPKLFEGWLMSYGRERVCLAADSANGKIYTRGWQKETDIDMIEHIRHFYDRGLKYVKSTDICKDGLLEGPNFEMYKKILKEFPDIYIYSSGGVRSTDDIKKLSDIGVKGVIIGKALYEDKITLKEMEQFCVTDNP comes from the coding sequence ATGATAGAAATTATCCCTTCAATTTCGGTACTCGACGGCAAGGTCGTCAGGCTGACCCAAGGAGATTATGAAAAAGCCAAAGTCTATAACCACAGTATAATTGACTTGGGGAAAATCTTCGAAGACCATGGAATCCACAAGATCCATTTGGTCGATTTGGATGGCGCTAGGGAAGGGGAGCCTAAAAACGAAAACAGTATTCTGACTCTCAAGGCATATTCCTCGCTCGAAATCAATTCCGCTGGCGGAATCCTCACCGACGGCGCCGCCGCAAAAGCTTTCGAATGTGGCGCTTCGTCCATTACCGTAGGCCAAGCGGCCATCGTTCAGCCAAAGCTTTTTGAAGGATGGCTCATGAGCTACGGCCGCGAACGGGTATGTTTGGCGGCCGACTCAGCCAACGGAAAAATATATACGAGAGGTTGGCAAAAAGAAACCGATATCGATATGATTGAGCACATCAGGCACTTTTATGACCGAGGGCTCAAGTATGTCAAGTCCACAGACATTTGTAAGGACGGTTTGCTGGAAGGTCCAAATTTCGAGATGTATAAAAAGATACTCAAAGAGTTTCCCGATATATACATTTATTCCAGCGGAGGTGTGAGATCTACTGACGATATTAAAAAACTGTCGGACATCGGCGTTAAAGGAGTTATCATCGGCAAAGCCCTTTACGAAGACAAGATTACGCTCAAGGAAATGGAGCAGTTCTGCGTAACGGATAACCCCTAA
- a CDS encoding OmpP1/FadL family transporter, translating to MRNITKAFFLMLLAICPTAVWASGYQVLLQGNRQVGLGNMGVGLRPDAASVFWNPGGMSFINGGSVMLGMNLVDSRNAFWDSSNPNSRYATHTDNPLSTPFHLYGVWSPEGARWKAGLGVYTPYGSSVTWDDRWLGQGLLQEIVLQSFCFQPTLSYKISDRFSIGGGVVIAFGDVKLKKALPIYVPDGTATATIEDYSKVSLGVNVGMLFKASEKLLLGASYRSNIELSVEDGSTDFDIPESFAPLLFGPGVDYKSITFDASLPMPAVTSIGVSYHPDEKVTVGVEASLTHWSVYEALQLDYSSPVAGVQRSRSPREYENSWAVKVGAAYRFLFGLELRAGAYYDESPVKTGFLTPETPDQDRFNYTVGLGYEVSDHFDIDFSFLWILGQRRTQTRLDGINAGTIIAPDLPNGIAGEQNVLPGTYKSTGYIAGLSLTYNF from the coding sequence ATGCGGAATATTACGAAGGCGTTTTTTTTAATGCTTTTGGCTATCTGTCCTACGGCTGTATGGGCTAGTGGTTACCAAGTGTTATTGCAAGGCAATCGGCAAGTGGGGCTCGGGAATATGGGGGTTGGGCTTAGGCCAGACGCCGCTTCCGTATTCTGGAATCCCGGGGGAATGTCTTTTATCAACGGAGGAAGCGTAATGCTGGGAATGAACCTAGTTGATTCTAGAAATGCTTTCTGGGACTCTTCCAACCCTAACAGCAGGTATGCCACGCATACTGACAATCCCTTGTCTACTCCTTTTCACCTTTATGGAGTTTGGAGCCCGGAGGGTGCGAGATGGAAAGCCGGGTTGGGAGTGTATACGCCCTACGGAAGTTCGGTGACATGGGATGACCGTTGGCTTGGTCAAGGGCTGTTGCAGGAAATCGTGTTGCAGTCTTTTTGCTTTCAGCCCACACTTAGTTACAAAATAAGTGATCGGTTCAGTATCGGGGGCGGTGTCGTGATCGCTTTCGGTGACGTGAAGCTGAAGAAAGCACTTCCTATCTATGTGCCTGACGGAACGGCAACGGCTACGATAGAAGACTACAGTAAAGTGTCGTTGGGAGTGAATGTCGGGATGCTTTTCAAAGCCAGCGAAAAGTTATTGCTTGGAGCCAGTTACAGGTCGAATATAGAACTGTCGGTGGAAGATGGCAGTACGGACTTTGATATTCCCGAGTCGTTTGCGCCTTTGCTTTTCGGTCCCGGAGTTGACTACAAAAGTATTACGTTTGACGCAAGCCTTCCCATGCCTGCGGTTACGTCGATAGGAGTGTCTTATCATCCAGATGAAAAGGTGACTGTCGGAGTAGAGGCGAGTTTGACGCACTGGTCCGTTTACGAAGCGTTGCAACTCGACTATTCAAGCCCTGTGGCCGGTGTGCAGAGAAGCCGATCGCCCAGAGAATACGAAAATTCTTGGGCGGTAAAAGTGGGCGCTGCTTACCGCTTTCTTTTCGGTCTTGAGCTTAGGGCCGGGGCTTATTATGACGAGAGTCCCGTAAAGACTGGTTTTCTGACTCCGGAGACGCCCGACCAAGATAGATTTAATTATACAGTTGGGCTTGGGTATGAGGTTTCGGATCATTTTGATATAGATTTCTCGTTTCTCTGGATCCTTGGACAGCGCCGTACTCAAACACGCCTTGACGGAATCAATGCGGGTACTATCATAGCTCCCGATTTGCCTAACGGGATTGCGGGAGAGCAGAATGTCTTGCCCGGCACTTATAAATCTACAGGGTATATCGCCGGCCTTTCACTTACGTATAACTTCTGA
- the panC gene encoding pantoate--beta-alanine ligase: MTFVLRSPDELKAFIKARKSQGQSIGFVPTMGALHEGHLTLARASKRENDVTVCSVFVNPAQFNNADDLKNYPRTEKNDTDMLGKVGCDAVFIPSAQDMYPQEKPTLGFDFGQAERVMEGRFRPGHFNGVGIIVSKLFNMVSPDKAYFGEKDFQQLAIIRILAKELCFGIDIIGVPTVRETDGLAMSSRNRRLTDEERQIAPDIYKILTEAKKDAKEGASLKDVKESVLRKFAKSEALDLEYFEIVNADSLQPIENWCDAERAQACVAAFLGQVRLIDNINLK, translated from the coding sequence ATGACTTTCGTTCTCAGATCTCCCGATGAGCTAAAAGCGTTCATCAAGGCCCGGAAAAGCCAAGGCCAAAGCATAGGCTTTGTCCCGACTATGGGCGCCCTACATGAGGGGCACTTGACGCTCGCCAGAGCCTCAAAGCGGGAAAATGACGTTACCGTTTGTAGCGTTTTCGTGAATCCCGCCCAATTTAATAACGCCGACGACCTGAAAAATTATCCTCGGACGGAAAAAAATGACACGGACATGTTAGGCAAAGTCGGTTGCGACGCCGTTTTCATCCCTTCCGCCCAAGATATGTACCCCCAAGAAAAACCTACATTGGGTTTTGATTTCGGCCAAGCTGAACGGGTAATGGAGGGCAGGTTCCGGCCCGGACACTTCAACGGAGTCGGAATTATTGTTTCCAAACTGTTCAATATGGTTTCGCCGGATAAAGCCTATTTCGGAGAAAAAGACTTCCAGCAACTAGCCATTATCCGCATATTGGCCAAAGAACTGTGTTTCGGAATCGATATTATCGGCGTGCCTACAGTCAGGGAAACTGACGGCTTAGCGATGTCGTCACGTAACAGGCGCCTCACCGACGAGGAACGCCAAATAGCGCCGGATATCTACAAAATTCTGACTGAAGCGAAAAAAGATGCCAAAGAAGGCGCCTCTCTCAAAGATGTGAAAGAATCCGTCTTGAGAAAATTTGCGAAATCAGAAGCCTTAGATCTCGAATATTTCGAAATAGTGAACGCAGACAGTCTACAACCGATCGAAAATTGGTGCGACGCCGAGCGTGCCCAAGCCTGTGTGGCGGCGTTTTTGGGCCAAGTGAGATTGATCGATAACATCAACCTTAAGTAA
- a CDS encoding glycogen/starch synthase, whose translation MSKLRILYVASEINPFLQTTQVADFVRKLPQAMQERGMEIRILVPRFGLINERKNRLHEVVRLSGINIAVGDEEKPLVIKVASIPNAKLQVYFIDNEDYFHRKSMFYDADENFHADNDERAIFFCKGVLETVRKLGWKPDIVHCNDWVTSMIPLYLKTTYKNDPVFKDAKSVFTVYNNYFSHKFEGDIAEKVKMLDIDDKMLEPLKSADFEGFIKLAAGFSDVVLTSGEEYSEDLGRVLGEIQDHEVKSIEEGENYLDEYFNLYNEIAG comes from the coding sequence ATGTCAAAGCTTCGAATTCTGTACGTAGCCAGCGAAATTAATCCTTTCCTTCAAACAACACAAGTTGCGGACTTTGTTCGGAAACTTCCACAGGCCATGCAAGAGCGTGGTATGGAAATCCGGATTCTGGTGCCGCGCTTTGGTCTGATCAACGAGCGCAAAAACCGTTTGCACGAGGTGGTCCGCCTGTCAGGAATCAACATTGCCGTGGGCGATGAGGAGAAACCTTTGGTGATCAAAGTGGCGTCTATCCCAAATGCGAAACTCCAGGTTTACTTCATCGATAACGAGGATTATTTCCACCGCAAGTCGATGTTTTATGATGCGGACGAAAACTTCCACGCCGACAACGACGAACGCGCCATTTTCTTCTGCAAAGGCGTTTTGGAAACTGTCAGGAAATTGGGCTGGAAGCCGGATATCGTCCACTGTAACGACTGGGTTACTAGCATGATTCCGCTTTACCTGAAGACGACCTACAAGAACGACCCGGTGTTTAAGGACGCTAAGTCGGTGTTTACGGTCTACAATAACTACTTCTCTCATAAGTTCGAAGGCGACATCGCCGAGAAGGTCAAAATGCTTGATATTGATGACAAGATGCTCGAGCCGCTTAAGTCCGCGGATTTTGAGGGGTTCATCAAACTTGCCGCTGGCTTCTCTGACGTTGTGCTGACTTCCGGTGAGGAATACAGCGAGGATTTGGGACGCGTGCTTGGCGAAATCCAGGATCACGAGGTCAAGTCTATCGAGGAAGGCGAAAATTATTTGGATGAATACTTCAACTTGTATAATGAGATTGCAGGGTAA
- the glmS gene encoding glutamine--fructose-6-phosphate transaminase (isomerizing), with translation MCGIVAYVGHRPSADVVIKGLRRLEYRGYDSAGLAVYENDRLEVFKKKGKVADLEAHIGSEKPKSTIGIGHTRWATHGAPTDGNAHPHFSGDGKLVMIHNGIIENYAALKKELSGKGHEFQSETDSEVLIHFIQDVKNNLDCGLAEAVRVALTKVVGAYAIVIMDEENPGTLIAARKGSPLVIGVGEGEYFLASDATPIVEYTNEVVYLNDMEMAVITRENLSVRHIEEDEEQEPYIQTLDLELEAIEKGGFEHFMLKEIYEQERSIFDCMRGRLNAEAGTLTLGGIHHYQEHLINANRIIIVACGTSWHAGLVAEYMFEEFARIPVEVEYASEFRYRNPVINKGDVVIAISQSGETADTLAAMELAKSQGAIVLGVCNVVGSSIARLSHEGVYTHAGPEIGVASTKAFTAQLTVLAMIALKTAWHRKTLSEARFLEYLCELERIPAKVAKCFELNDKITVISELFKDARNFLYLGRGYNFPVALEGALKLKEISYIHAEGYPAAEMKHGPIALIDEEMPVVFIATRDSSYDKVVSNIQEVKARGGRVIVVVTKGDALIPKMADFVVEVPKTCDAFMPMVSVVPLQLLSYHIAVMRGCNVDQPRNLAKSVTVE, from the coding sequence ATGTGTGGAATTGTAGCTTATGTTGGTCACCGTCCTTCAGCGGATGTTGTGATCAAAGGATTGCGCCGTCTCGAATACCGAGGTTATGACAGCGCCGGTTTGGCTGTTTATGAAAATGACCGATTGGAAGTTTTCAAGAAAAAAGGTAAGGTAGCCGATTTGGAAGCTCATATCGGTTCCGAAAAGCCGAAGAGCACTATTGGTATTGGCCATACTCGTTGGGCCACGCACGGCGCTCCAACTGACGGTAACGCCCACCCCCATTTCTCTGGCGACGGAAAACTCGTAATGATTCACAACGGAATTATCGAGAACTACGCCGCGCTCAAGAAAGAACTTTCGGGCAAAGGTCACGAGTTTCAGTCCGAAACCGACTCCGAAGTTCTGATTCACTTTATTCAGGATGTGAAAAACAATCTCGATTGTGGTTTGGCCGAGGCCGTTCGAGTGGCCTTGACGAAAGTGGTTGGCGCTTACGCTATCGTGATTATGGATGAAGAGAATCCGGGAACGCTTATCGCGGCGCGGAAAGGTAGCCCATTGGTGATTGGCGTTGGCGAAGGCGAGTATTTCTTGGCTTCTGACGCTACGCCTATCGTTGAGTATACGAACGAGGTCGTGTACTTGAACGATATGGAAATGGCTGTTATCACCCGTGAGAATCTTTCGGTTCGCCATATTGAAGAAGACGAGGAGCAGGAGCCGTATATCCAGACTTTGGATTTGGAACTTGAGGCAATCGAAAAAGGAGGCTTTGAGCATTTTATGCTTAAGGAGATCTATGAGCAGGAACGCTCAATTTTCGATTGTATGAGAGGTCGCCTAAACGCCGAGGCCGGTACATTGACCTTGGGCGGGATCCATCACTATCAGGAGCATTTGATCAATGCCAACCGGATAATCATTGTGGCTTGCGGAACTTCGTGGCACGCTGGTTTGGTGGCGGAATATATGTTTGAGGAGTTCGCTAGAATTCCGGTAGAAGTGGAATACGCTTCGGAATTCCGTTATAGAAATCCGGTAATCAATAAAGGTGATGTGGTAATCGCCATTTCCCAGTCTGGAGAGACCGCCGATACTTTGGCTGCGATGGAGCTTGCGAAGTCGCAGGGAGCTATTGTATTGGGCGTGTGTAACGTGGTTGGTTCATCTATCGCTCGTTTGTCTCACGAAGGCGTTTATACGCACGCTGGCCCTGAGATTGGTGTGGCGAGTACGAAGGCCTTTACAGCGCAGTTGACCGTTTTGGCGATGATCGCTTTGAAGACGGCTTGGCACCGCAAGACGCTTTCGGAGGCCCGTTTCCTCGAATACCTTTGTGAGTTGGAGCGTATTCCGGCAAAAGTAGCCAAGTGCTTTGAGTTGAATGACAAGATTACGGTGATCAGCGAGCTGTTCAAAGATGCCAGAAACTTCCTGTATTTGGGACGCGGATATAACTTCCCGGTAGCTTTGGAAGGAGCGTTGAAGCTTAAAGAGATCTCGTATATCCATGCCGAAGGTTATCCGGCGGCTGAAATGAAGCACGGCCCTATCGCTTTGATCGATGAGGAAATGCCGGTAGTGTTTATCGCTACCCGTGATAGCTCTTATGACAAAGTGGTGTCAAACATTCAGGAGGTAAAAGCCCGTGGCGGACGCGTGATAGTGGTGGTGACCAAAGGCGACGCTTTGATTCCGAAGATGGCCGATTTTGTGGTGGAAGTGCCGAAGACCTGCGACGCTTTCATGCCGATGGTGTCGGTGGTGCCGTTGCAGTTGTTGTCGTACCATATTGCGGTAATGCGTGGTTGTAATGTCGATCAACCTAGGAATTTGGCTAAGTCCGTAACCGTGGAATAA
- the kbl gene encoding glycine C-acetyltransferase, producing the protein MYETLKPELEKELKAIDEAGLYKRERIIASPQAADIKLEDGSEVINFCANNYLGLSSHPEVIKAAKATMDTHGYGMSSVRFICGTQDIHKKLERRISEFFKTEDTILYAAAFDANGGVFEPLLGADSAIISDQLNHASIIDGVRLCKAKRFRYLHNDMADLEKQLQAAVEADTTHRIIVTDSVFSMDGTIAQLDKICDLADKYKALVMIDESHSSGFMGPNGRGVHELFGVEDRIDIITSTLGKALGGASGGFTSGRKEIIDMLRQRSRPYLFSNTLAPAIVGASIRVLDMLSETGELRERLWENTELFRTKMTEAGFDIKPGTHPIVPVMLYDAKLSQEFAAKMLERGIYVIGFYYPVVPQGQARIRVQISAGHSTEHIEKAIAAFIEVGKELGVIK; encoded by the coding sequence ATGTACGAAACATTGAAACCTGAGCTTGAAAAGGAGCTGAAGGCAATTGACGAGGCCGGCTTGTACAAGCGCGAGCGGATTATCGCCAGCCCGCAGGCGGCGGATATTAAGTTGGAAGACGGAAGCGAAGTGATCAACTTCTGCGCTAATAATTACTTGGGGCTTTCGTCGCACCCGGAAGTGATCAAAGCCGCCAAGGCGACTATGGATACGCACGGTTACGGCATGTCTTCGGTACGCTTCATTTGCGGAACCCAGGACATCCACAAGAAATTGGAGCGTCGTATTTCCGAGTTTTTCAAAACCGAAGACACTATCCTTTACGCCGCGGCTTTTGATGCCAATGGCGGTGTGTTCGAGCCTTTGTTGGGCGCCGATAGCGCTATTATCTCGGATCAGCTGAACCACGCTTCGATCATTGACGGCGTGCGTTTGTGCAAAGCCAAAAGATTCCGTTATCTGCACAACGATATGGCGGATCTTGAGAAGCAATTGCAAGCGGCCGTAGAGGCGGACACCACGCACAGAATCATCGTTACGGACTCTGTGTTCTCAATGGACGGCACGATCGCCCAGCTTGACAAAATCTGTGACTTGGCCGACAAGTACAAGGCTTTGGTGATGATTGACGAAAGCCATTCTTCAGGCTTTATGGGCCCGAACGGCCGTGGCGTTCACGAGCTTTTCGGTGTTGAAGACCGTATCGATATCATCACAAGTACGCTTGGCAAAGCCTTGGGCGGAGCTTCTGGCGGATTTACTTCCGGCCGTAAGGAGATCATCGACATGTTGCGCCAGCGTTCGCGCCCTTACTTGTTTTCGAATACTTTGGCTCCGGCTATTGTTGGCGCATCTATCCGGGTGTTGGATATGCTGTCGGAGACTGGCGAGTTGCGTGAGCGCCTTTGGGAAAATACGGAGTTGTTCCGTACGAAGATGACCGAAGCCGGTTTCGATATCAAGCCGGGTACGCATCCTATCGTACCGGTGATGTTGTATGACGCGAAGCTTTCTCAGGAATTCGCAGCCAAAATGTTGGAGCGCGGAATCTACGTGATCGGGTTCTATTATCCGGTAGTACCGCAAGGGCAGGCCAGAATTCGTGTTCAGATCTCAGCGGGCCACAGTACGGAGCATATCGAAAAAGCTATCGCGGCCTTTATCGAAGTAGGGAAAGAGCTTGGCGTGATCAAGTAA
- a CDS encoding NAD-dependent epimerase/dehydratase family protein, giving the protein MNRILITGAFGQLGSEITDELRTKYGESNVVASDISKDHPKAKEGIFEYLDVTDAERLEEIVEKHGITQIYHLAALLSSVGESKPQMAWDINMNGLVNVLEIARKRNLDKVYWPSSIAVFGPDSPKQDTPQNTIMNPTTMYGISKLAGEKLCEYYHAKFGVDVRSIRYPGLIGWKALPGGGTTDYAVDIYHKAVNNEPFECFLAKGTALPMMYMDDAVRGTIELMEAPAEKIKVRTSYNFSAISFTPEEILASIQKIVPELEMTHNPDHRQGIAESWPQSIADDHARKDWGWTPEFDLDRMSEDIIKNLREIYYAQKEA; this is encoded by the coding sequence ATGAATAGGATTTTGATAACTGGCGCCTTCGGGCAATTAGGTTCCGAGATCACGGATGAACTCAGAACAAAATACGGAGAAAGCAACGTCGTAGCATCGGATATTTCGAAAGATCACCCGAAAGCGAAGGAAGGTATTTTCGAATATCTGGACGTAACCGATGCGGAAAGATTGGAGGAGATCGTGGAAAAACACGGAATCACACAAATCTACCACCTTGCGGCTTTACTTTCTTCGGTTGGCGAGAGCAAGCCCCAAATGGCTTGGGACATCAACATGAACGGCTTGGTCAACGTGTTGGAAATTGCCAGAAAAAGAAACTTGGACAAAGTGTACTGGCCAAGTTCCATCGCAGTGTTCGGTCCTGATTCGCCGAAACAGGATACGCCACAAAACACTATCATGAACCCGACGACCATGTACGGGATCAGCAAACTCGCGGGCGAGAAGCTTTGCGAATATTACCACGCCAAGTTCGGCGTAGACGTACGAAGCATCCGCTATCCGGGCCTTATCGGTTGGAAAGCCTTGCCGGGCGGAGGCACCACCGATTATGCGGTAGACATTTACCACAAAGCTGTAAACAACGAGCCGTTTGAATGCTTCCTCGCCAAAGGCACCGCCCTGCCGATGATGTATATGGACGACGCCGTAAGGGGAACAATCGAACTGATGGAAGCTCCCGCCGAAAAGATCAAAGTACGGACTAGCTACAACTTCTCGGCTATCAGCTTCACTCCGGAAGAAATCCTCGCCTCAATCCAGAAGATCGTTCCGGAATTGGAAATGACTCACAACCCGGACCATCGTCAGGGCATCGCTGAGTCTTGGCCACAATCCATCGCCGACGACCACGCCCGCAAAGACTGGGGCTGGACTCCGGAGTTTGACCTTGACAGAATGTCAGAGGACATCATCAAAAACCTCCGTGAGATATATTACGCCCAAAAAGAAGCCTAA
- the panD gene encoding aspartate 1-decarboxylase, whose product MNIEVFKSKIHRVKVTQAELHYVGSITIDEDLMDAANIIENEKVQIVNINNGERIETYVIKGERGTGTICLNGPAARRVQVGDVVIVISYASMDFEEAKSFEPTVIFPDENNKLT is encoded by the coding sequence ATGAATATCGAAGTCTTTAAGTCCAAGATTCACAGGGTAAAGGTAACGCAGGCCGAGTTGCATTACGTAGGCAGCATCACTATCGATGAAGACCTGATGGACGCGGCGAACATTATCGAAAACGAAAAGGTTCAGATCGTTAACATCAACAACGGTGAACGTATCGAAACCTACGTCATAAAAGGAGAACGGGGAACCGGCACCATCTGCCTCAACGGCCCGGCCGCCCGTCGCGTACAGGTAGGCGATGTGGTTATCGTCATCTCATACGCGTCCATGGATTTCGAAGAAGCGAAAAGCTTCGAGCCAACCGTTATCTTCCCAGACGAAAACAATAAGCTGACCTAA